ATTGAGGAACGCCAGCAATAGCAACAGTGTCCCCAGCATTTACTCCTTTCAAAATTTCAACTCTATTTGCGGTTCTGGCGCCCAGTTGAACATCTTGCAGCTTCGCTCTTCCGTCTGTAATTATGAATACGGTATGTCCGTCAGCTTTGGGCATAATAGCGGTTGTTGGTAATAATATTGCATTTTCTCTGTTTTCTAAACTCAAATTTATCCTTATAAATTGACCAGGAATCAATGTGTTGTCAGGATTTGAAGTTTGCGCTCTGGCTGACAAGGTACGTGTTACAGGGTCAATTTGCGGTTCAATAGCATAAACCGTTGCTTCTCGCTCTTTATTTTCGGCTTCAGATGAAAAAGTGATGTTACTTCCTTTTTTGACCAAACCACTATATCGACTAGGAACTGAGAATTCGATCTTTATTGGATCCACATTATAAAGGGAAGCGATTTGGCTACTTGGTGTGATGTAACTCCCTTCACTGACATATCGTAGCCCAATATAGCCTGAAAATGGAGCTCTGATTCTAGATTTATCAATTTCAGCCTGCAAGGCATCAATTTCAGCTTGCGTAGTTTTTAGATTAGTGAAGGCAATATCATATTCTTCTCTACTAATTGCCTCTTTTTCCAAAAGTTGTTTTTGCCTTTTTTCAGTTTCTGAATTGAGTTGCGCAGTATATTTCAATCGCTGTAGATTTGCTGCTAAATCTGCCACATTGGTTTGAAGAAGTAGCTTTCCTTCTTTAACGTACTGACCTTCCTCAAAATAGATGTTATCTATCTTACCTGAGATTTCACTTGCTAGTTCCACGGATTCATTTGCCAATAGAGAACCAGTTAGTACAATATCGTTTTTAAAGGTCTCAAATTTTGCAAGCTGAGCATCAATTGAGATTTTTGTAGTAGCTTGAGCAGGTGCTTGACTTTCAAGTTTGTTTTCGGGTTTTGATGAAAAAATTTCAGGAAAGACCAAATAAATAACGACTGCCAAAACAGCCACGGAGGCTAAAATCCGAATGATAATTTTGTTCATAATTGAATTTTATAAAAAGTATTAGCTGAATTAATGTACAAACATACAAAGAGTTAAAACTAGCTGAAAGCAATATGGTTACTGAAAGAGCATGCTTTCTCTCAAACGGTGGGAAATGGGGATGGTTGGAATTTAGGAATCTCTGCATTTATTTTCCAGAGATTCCATAAACCTGATCTTTAATCAATTAATGTTTAATAAATTTTTGTATATGGTATTGCTCTTCGCTGAAAATCACTAAGAAATAAAGACCATTGTTTAAGTCGTCAATACGAATACTATTGGCATTTACCTTTTTTTCCAATCTTTTTTTGACGCTCCCATCTGCTGAATAGATTGTTATGGTTAATGGTCCGTCAAAATTTGTCTTTTTAGTTTTGATGAATATTTCATCCTTTGCTGGATTTGGATAAATCAATCCATCTATTGACTGGTAGTTAGCAATTGCAAGTGTTGGATTTTCAGTTGAATCATTTTCATCTTCAACAGCTTCTAAATCATCAATAGTACGAGGAGAAAGTTGGTAATCAACTCCAAATTGTCCCACAAAGCCCGTAATGTTGTAATTGCCAGAAGGTATTGGTTCTCCAACTAGCGGGTGTGCACTTGAACCAATTCTAAAAATCAATTCATTATCACCGTCAGAAATGGTGAAATTACCACCAGCACCACCGCCCATAAAATTGCCCGTTTCCACGAACTCCACATTTTCAATTTTAATTAGTTGAGATTCAAATTCCTCACCTACTTCTGCTATCTCGAGGACTTTTGGTTCTGGGAGATTCATTCCTTGTTCAATTACTGTGATGGTAATTGGAGATGCAGCAATTTGTAAAAGATTATTAAATTCTTCCAAACCACCAGTTACAATTACACTGTCGCCTTGCATAAGGTTTTCAGATTCGTTACCAGCATCAAAGCTTCTTACAACAATTCCGGCAGTGCCATCATAAATTACCCTATTGGTGCTGCTGTTGTTTCCCGCATCAATTACCACGCCTGTTATACTGACAACTGCTCCTAATGCTTGTTCCCTTGCTTCAGCAATTCTAAGCAGCTCAAGAGCACCTTCCTGCCCAGATACACGAAGGACTTCGGAATCACCATCAGTACTATTTACTACTTCAACAGTAGCCTCTTGATCTCCAGTGTCTGGTTCAAATCGAAGATATACGGTGAAAAATTGTTCAGAATCATTGTTAGATGAAAATCCGATACTATCAGAGTAGTTTTCTCCGTCAGTAGATAGAAAGAAAGGAGCTTCTACTGTAACAGACACATCGCCTGTTAAATTATAGGCATTTATTTCATAGTGCTGCTCTCTTGAAGAACCTAATTCAACGCTACCAAAGTCAGGATTAAAATTAAGGTCATTAATAATAAGATTTGGAGCAGAAGCTTCTCCCCATATTTCCGTTACCCATTCAGGGTGGTCAATAAATGGATTTCGATTTCCTTGATACCCGAAAGCACCTTCATGTCTTGCCCTTTCAAAATTATCCACTGGATCTTGATTATGCCATTTGATTAATGTAAATAATACGCCTACCTCAGGATCTCCTGAAAAACTTATTCGATCAACTAACTCGAGGTCTAGTGATTCGCTTTTGTAACGCGTGGCCATATAAAATAAAATTCGAGCGACATCTCCCTTTATCTCATCTCTAGGATCCCAAAAATCTGCATTGGTGAAAGTGTCAGGAGCTTCTCCTTCTGCATTTTCTTCAATATTTTCAACATCATTAAAGTCTTTATTGCTTTTTGAGCTGTTGACGGTGGCATCTGAAGGCCGTAAATTGTGAACATCAGTATATGCGGTATCTTCATCATTAAAGCCGTGAGACGATGGCCAAGTGTGTTCTCTATTCCAAAAGTCAGGTTCATTGTTCGAGGCAAAATTTTGAATTGGAATCGAAGCATTTTTGTAAAAAAGGATGATGTTGGCGGGATTATTAGGGTCCTGATCGAGGTCTGGTAAAATTTCATCTCGAAATTCTCCATAAGATCTTACCTCATGATCATTAATTATTTGATGCAGTTTTATCTTTAAAGTTTCTCCAGTCAATCCGTCTGTTCCATCATAGTATCCATCAGGCTGGCAAATCGCTGTAGCGCTAATAATGGTAAAGCTGATTAGTAGTAAAATATTTTTCATTTCAAGTCTTGATTTTTGAGACACTAAAGTCAAAGTAGTGGGAAATAACAGCTAGTATTTTTTAGCTATTTACCAAGTAGCAAATTTAAATGGATAGATTAATATAACCCAAGATTTTGATGTCAATATATCTGGCATCATGCAAATTAGCTATTTATTCAATAGAGTTTAACTAGTGTCTATGATCTCTAATTGAAAGAGGATAATATTCCGATCCGAATTGTAGTAAATTGAACTCACTGACCTGAACTGATTTGCACTTAAAAATAAACTTTGTAAAAATCAATTGATCGTGTAAAAAGAAAAACCCGAAGCTATTTGATCTGCTTCGGGTTTTTAAAAATTCTAGTGAAGAGATTTTTATTCTTCTCCTAATTGAATGTTATCTATCGTTACTCTTGTCGCACCTGCTCCAGATAAATATCTAAAGGCAAATCTAAAAGCTCCAGAATGCACGTCAGAAGGAATGCCTACTGCTAAATCTGTAAATACATTATTTGCGCTAGCAGGGGCTGGGAAACTAAATTCTAAATTAGTCCATGCCTCCATATCAATTGAAGCACCAGCTTCATAATCATCTTCAGAGATTACCCATATCTCAGGGTTTGGTCCGTCAAATCTACTAGCATACTTAAACTTTAAAGTATTTAAGACTACATCATTTGATTCAAGAACCGGTGAAATAATCCAAGAGTCTACCTCTTGCGCACCTCCAGAAAAACCATTAGCTTGAATTCCTTGTCCTTCAAAGCCAAAGCTTGTACAGCCCCATCCAGAACCACCTGCAAGTACTACATTTTCAACTGTCCAGTCTGCTAGTACTTCATTACAAGCGTCAAAATCACCACCGAAGTCTGCTGAGAAATCGATATTAAATCTAATTGGTAGAAGCACTCTTGATATTATATGAACCGTACCGTTTCCTTCAGAATTCGACCTTAGAATTTGTAAATCTTGATTAGCATTGATAACAACGTTTCCACCATCTCTTGCTACAGGTATATTTATTCCAGATAAAGTTGCCATTGATCTGAATGAACCATTTTCAATTTGAGAAATTGAAAGATTAGCTAATGCAATGTGTGTTTCTAATATTTCTTGCAAGGCTAAATCATCATCTTCAAGTAGATCTTCTGCGCTATCATATCCTAAGTCTGATGCTAAGATTTCAAAAGCATCATTATTAGGTGCAAAAACGGTTAATTGATCTTGCACTCTTTGGCTAGTCAAACTACCAGTTAGTCCTGTTGATTCTACCAGTCCCAAAAATATACTTAACTCACCCGATTGATTTTCATCATTCAAAACTGTAGTTAGTATTTTTTTATCAGTAATTCCTACCTCAGAACTGTCATCAAAGTTTTCGTCAATGCAAGAAGTTGTTAGTATAAACAATCCTACAATTGCGAAAGATGCATGTTTTAATAAATTTTTCATCTTAATATTTATTTTAAATTTTTTCACTTTCAATTAAAAGATGTATTTCACACCAAATTGAGCACTCCAAGTTTGACCCAAGCTAAAGTTAGGTACAGTAACATCTGTCGGGAAAGTCGATTCCCCTTGAATAGGATTAATGGTGAATTGTGCATTTCCATTTCCATCAGTACCTTCAAAATTCATCAAGTTTCTTTGAACAGTTTGTCTACTTACACCCCAAGAATCATTCATCATGTTTAAAACGTTCAGGATGTCTGCTCTAAATTGAAGTTTGTGTGCAGTTGGATCTTTCGTTAAGTTTATATCTTGAACAATGGAAAGGTCCAATCTATGTAACCAAGGCAAAACAGCACCGTTTCTTTCAGAAACAGAGCCCCTATTTTCGCTTAGGTAGGGATCATTTTCAATGTAGTTATTCAATATATCCCACTGTTGTTGTGCAGTTTGAACAATCGAACCTCCACTTACTCTATCTACTAGTTGAGCATCTTCTAAATTTTCAGGAATATACATTAGAGAAGTTCCCGATCCTTCGCCATTCAAGTTGCCACTATAAGTATAAGAAAATCTACCTTGTTCTCCAGCAGAATAATATAAATTGAATGATGTGTTGTTTGATTCATTCAGTCCTTTAGTGTTAAATGAAATCAAACCTACTACTCTGTTAGGCTGATCGTTTCGAGAGAATCCTTCTTCAGGATTATTTCTACCTTCCTGTACATCACCTGGCCATAATGAAGCTGCTTGAGATCCACCAATTAAACCAAAGTCTCTTGTCTGGCTTCTAGTATATGCTAAGCTCGTAAAGATCCCTTTCCCCCAGTTTTTTTCAGCTCCTATAGTCAATGAAGCATAGGTACGGTCGTTAATGTTTGTTAAATAGTAAAGTTCATTTATAGCACCACCTAAAGCAACTTGATCGTAGGTTGGGTATGCATTCCCAGCAATATTTATTGATTCACCAGTAGGCACACTTGATAAATTTGCACTGAACGGAGTGTTATAATCTTTAGAGAATATACCTTCTGCTGTGAAAACAAATCCATTCAAAACATAATCTGCTGCTAAGTTACTTCTCCAAGTCTGTGGTAACTTGAAATTTTCATCGGTAACTGACAAAGAACTAGAAACAGTTGGTTCTTGTTCTGCCGGATTAGGTCGATAGTAATTAACATCTGCTTGGAAACCATCCCAAGTAGGATTTCCATCTTGTCCCCACTGATCAGGTAATAAACCAATAAATCCACGAGTTACACCATTGCCATTAACTTGATTCGACAAATGAACGAAAATTGGACGTCCAGTGAAAATACCAGAACCACCTCTTACTTGTAATGACTTATCACCTAATGCATCCCAGTTAAAGCCAAAACGAGGGGAAAAAACTGGATTGACAGAAGGGAATTGATCAACTCGTGGCTCAATGAATTCACCTGGATTTCTTGGATTCTCTACACTAATTCCTAAGTCTTCCACTCTTGGGTTTCTAGGAGCATCTATTGGATAAAATGGCATCTCAACACGTACACCTAAAGTCAATTTTAGATCTTCGGTAGCTTGGTATTCGTCCTGTAAATAAAGGCCTACCTGACCGAACTGAGTTCTATCTGTTGGTAATTCGAATGGGTTATTTTCATCATAAGTAAATCCAATAGCAAAACCTGCTGGACGAACGCTTGGATCACGATCAATTACTGCTGCTACGAAATCATCATATGAGTTCCATCTATACCAAGAATCCCAAGTTGGGTTAAAGGCATTATCGAAAGTCATATATTCGAAATTCACACCAGCTGTGAAGGTATGGTCTCCCATAAAGTAGTTGAAATTATTAGTAATATTGAAAGTCTTATTGTCTAATAGGTTACCTCTCGTAAATAACTCCGTTCCTAAAGAAGCAAAATACAAAGGTGTTGAACCGTCATATTCTAAAATTTCAGACATTGGGAAGTTCTGGTCTCCAGGAATAAATCTCTGACTAACTGAACTAGTATATCCTACATTCAATTTGTTAGCCATGTTGCTACCAATAGTAGAGGTCCATTCACCTACAATTGACTGAACGTTTTCCTCACTTCCGTAATTTCCATTCCTGAAAGTTAATGCTTCATTACCAAATCGATTTGTATTTCTGAATCTCTCACTTTGAGGAAGTCCGCGAATACTGTTACCATTTATTCCAACATCTCTTCTTTGCTGAAAATTATTGTAGCGAACCATAATTTTATTCTCTTGATTTAAATTATAGTCTAGTCGAAAGTTTAATCTTGTTGCGACATCTTCAAATGGATAATTTTCAAAAGCACCAGTTTCGTATCCGTATATTTCTTCCATTTGCTCTTGCACAAAACGAGCTTGATCAGCTGTCATTCTTGCGATTCCTTGTTCAAAATCTGGAAATAAACCTTGCTCAGGACGAGCAGCTCTACGAGTATCACCAGGAATAGCATTGTCTTCGAACTCAAATGAACCAAAAAAGAATAGTTTATCTTTAATAATTGGCAAGCCTAAAGTAACACCATGAATTTGAGTTTTAGATTCAGAAAATGGTACATCTTGCCCACCATTTAACGTAGTACCTTGTGTGTTCTGATTTCTGAATAGCGTATAAGCACTGGCTTGAATACTATTAGTACCTGATTTTGTAACCGCATTTACACTAGCTCCAGTAAAACCACTTTGCGTTACGTCATATGGAGCAACGTTTACCTGTACTTCTTCAATTGCATCTACTGAAATTGGGTTTCCACCTGCAAATTGTGAACTTCCTAATCCAAAGTTGTTATTGTACAAGTTACCATCAATTGTATAATTATTGTATCTACTATCTGCTCCACCAAAGCTAGTGCCGTTGGATTGAGGATTCAAACGAGTAAAGTCATTGATACTTCGATTAATTGTTGGCATTGAAGCAATTCTCTCGTTAGATAAATTCGTAGATGCACCAGTTCTGTCACCATCAATAGCCTGGCCTTTAGTAGATCTAACTACAACTTCTTGTAGAATAGTTGATTCTTCAGCTAAAGAAATATCAAGGTTAAGTGTTTGACCTAAAGATAAGTTAATGTTTTCTACAACATATTCTTGATAGCCAATGAAAGTTACAGTCAGTGTGTAAGGCCCCCCTACTCTGACGTTTGGCATTCTAAACCTACCACTTACATTTGTTACAGCCCCATAAGTTGTACCTGATGGATTGTGTACAGCCTGTACAGTAGCTCCAGGCAATTCTTCTCCATTTGGATCTGTCACTACACCGGATAGACCTGATGTCGTTACACCCTGCGCTAAAGCCGATCCTGTGGCGAAAGCCAGCAAAATCGCCATTACACATAAACTTTGTAAAATTTTCTTCATTTCTTCTGATTTTATTTTTTGATTTAATGCAAAATTAACCTCCTAATCAATCTATATCCTTTTTGATAGGTTAAGTATTGATTATAATTCAGTTGCGTAAAATTAACATTAAGTTAACATTAAAGTGTAAGCATTTAATTTTTTTTTAATAGAAAACAGAAAACTGCCGTTTAAACAATTAAAAATGGTCATCTCAAATTTTCTCCTTAATTTGACTTTTAAGTTTGTTTCGAAAATCCAATAATTAAATTATGAAATATTTAGCCAGCATTGTAGTCATTTTGTTCATGGTCAATAATTCTTTTGCCCAAAAGGATTTATCCTATTTCTTACCCGATAGTGTAGAGTATAATTCTTCCATTCCAACGCCTGAAAGTGTCATCGGACATCAGGTAGGAGAATGGCATGTTACGCACGATAAGTTGGTCTATTATATGAAAGCATTAGCCGATGCTTCCAATAGGATTACAATAATTGAAACAGGTAAAACTTATGAGGACAGACCTCAACTACTATTGACAATTACTCATCCTGATAATCATGCAGATATCGACAAGATAAAAAAGGAACATAAACAATTAACTGACCCTAGTTCTTCGTCAAATTTAAATATTGCCCAAATGCCCTCTGTCATCATGATGGGTTTTTCCATTCATGGAAATGAACCGAGTGGAAGTAATGCATCTATGTTAACAGCCTATTATTTGGCCGCGGCTAAAGGCCAAGATATTGAGGATAAACTTAAAAATGTAGTGGTTTTATTAGATCCTTCTTTTAATCCCGATGGTTTAAATCGATTTGCTACCTGGGCAAACATGCATAAAAGCGAAAACTTAGTTACAGATCCAAATGACAGGGAATTTAATGAAGTTTGGCCTGGCGGAAGAACAAATCATTATTGGTTTGACATGAACCGTGACTGGTTGCCGGTTCAATTAGCTGAATCGCAGAGTAGAATTGCGCAATTCCATGCTTGGAAGCCTAATATAGTAACTGATCATCATGAAATGGGAACCAATAGCACGTTCTTTTTTCAACCTGGAATTCCGGAAAGAACGCATCCCATTACCCCACAGAAAAATCAAGATCTGACCGGACAAATTGGAACTTATCATGCAAAATTCTTGGATAGAATAGGTTCTCTTTATTACAGCAAAGAAAGCTTCGATGATTTCTACTATGGAAAAGGCTCAACTTTCCCTGATGTGCAAGGTGCAATAGGTATTTTATTTGAGCAAGCTAGTTCCAGAGGACATGCGCAGGAAAGCGTAAATGGGGTCTTAGAATTTCCATTTACTATAAAAAATCAATTTACTGCTTCTCTCAGTACCCTTCAAGCTGCTTATGAAATGCGCGAGGAATTACTTGGTTTCCAGAGAGATTTCTATAAAAATTCTGTGAATATGGCTTCCGAGGGAGATGTACAAGCCTGGGTGGTTTCGGATCAAGATGAATCTAAACTATTTCGATTTGCAGAGATGCTAGATCGCCATGAAATTGAGGTGCACAAATTAGCTAAAACTACCAATGGTTTTCAAACTGACAACAGTTATATCATACCGATGAATCAGTACCAGAGCAGATTGGTAAAAGCGATTTTTGACGTGAGAACGAGCTTTAAAGATAGTCTTTTTTATGATGTATCCGCCTTTAATATGGGGATGTCATTTAACTTAGATTACCAAAGCCTTGATAAGCGAAGTTTCAATACCGGATTATTGGGGGATAAATTTGAAGCTACTATGCGACCTGAAGGAAACATTAAAGGTGGCAAAAGTGAATACGCCTACATCATGGAATGGCATGATTTCTATGCACCTAAGGCACTCTTTAAAATTCAAAAAGCAGGTTTAAGAACTAAAGTGAATACCAAGGAGGTCATTTTGAATGATGGGACCACTTTGGCTACAGGTTCGATTTTGATCCCAGTGCAACAACAAGAACAATCGCCTATACAAATTTATCAAATTCTAGAAGAAGCTATTCAAGATTCTGGAGTGGAAATTTATGCTGTAGAAAGTGGAAATACTAAAGGAATTAATTTGGGAAGTCCATCTTTTGAATCTTTGAATCAACCCAAAATTGCCATGATCATTGGTGATGGGATCAGTCCTTATGATGCAGGTGAAATGTGGTTTTTATTGGATCAGCATTATGAAATGCCGATTACTAAAATAGATGTTAATGACTTTAGCAGGGCGGATTTAAGTCGATATAATGTATTGATGATGCCTAATGGCTGGGGTTATGGAAGTATCGGCAGTCAAAAAAATAAAATACAGCAATGGGCTCAAGAAGGCGGGACTATTATAGCATATAAATCGGCAGCAAAATGGCTTTCTGATCAGAAGCTGACCAAAGTAAAATTCATGGATAATAAAGCAGATACAACTGGTTATGAAGCCTATGAAGACCTAGGCAATAACAGAGGCGCGCAAGTAATTGGGGGTGCAATTTTTGAAGTAGAGCTGGATTTAAGCCATCCTTTAGCATATGGTTTGAAAAATGCAAAAATGCCTGTATTCAGAAACAGCACATTGTTCATGGAGAAATCCAAAAATCAATATGCAAATCCGATTCGCTATACGCAATCACCCTTGTTGAATGGCTATATTTCAGAAGAAAATGCTGAGAAATTAAAAGGCACTTCAGCAGTAACTGTTAGTAGAATAGGAGGAGGTAAAGTCATTTCGTTCACTGACAATACTAATTTTAGAGCATTTTGGTACGGGACTAACCGCTTACTGATAAATGCTATTTTTTACGGACAAACGATTAGTGGAAGTGCCGGAGAGTAATTTAGTTTCTTTGCTTTTTCCACACGGAACATTTCTTAAAAAACCTGTTAGGTCTCTTGAAATTACAGTATGCGAATGAAACAATTTTCATCATCAATTTCAAAATAATACCTGACAGGTTTTACCTTCAAGGCTTATCTTCGAAGGGTAACTTAAAAATTAGCTAAATTAAAAATCTATAGTTTTTTTCAGTTGTATTCAGTCGTCTTCTCCGCTACACTCACAAGTAGTATTAGAGTTTTTGGTAGTAGTTATCCCTCTTTTGTATCCATTACTTCTGCAGCAATCATCACAGGCAAGTACTGCATCATCATGGCTAGCTGCGTTGTCAGCAACTCCAATACAAGCATCAATTTCTTCTCCTCCACATGAGCTAAGACCACAAGTGAAAATACCCGCCAATACAAGTACATAAAAAATATTTTTCATAATAGTATGATTTAGTGTTGTACTTAGATCACACTGTAATTTATGAATCGGGTCAGATTTTTAAGTAATTTTTGATTTTATTCTTTGGCATTCTCTCCGAAATAGTCCGTTAAATCTTGTAATGTCCGTTCTGTTACCTCGATATCTTTAACTACTTCTCCTTTATCCAAAATAACTATACGTTCACATATTTCAGTTACATGGTTGAGGTCGTGGCTTGAAATCACAAAAGTCACGGATTTTTCTTTTTGAAATTGCTGTATGATTTTCTTTAAACGGATCTGGCTGGTTGGATCTAAGTTTTCAAAAGGTTCATCTAATAAAACGAGTTTTGGGTCGCCTAATAGAGCTGCAGCTACCCCTAGCTTTTTCTTATTTCCTTTGGATAGATCTCGAATGTATTTCTTTTTACCAAAAATTTCATCATTAAATAAGGTTTCAAATAATTGAAGATGCTGATCTAAATCTCCCTTACTCACGTTTCGGATCTTGGCAGTGAATTGAAAATACTCTTCTGGGGTCAGGTAGCTAATCAGGAATTTCTCATCTATAAAAGAACCTGTGAAATTTTTCCATTCTTCACTATTATGCACGGCTGCATCATCAACTATGACTTCACCCTCACTGGCTCTTATTAAATCAAGCATGAGACGTAAAAGTGTGGTTTTTCCGGCCCCATTGTTTCCAACAAGTCCAAAAGACTGGCCTGCAGGTATATGGAGGTCGGCAATGTTTAAAACAGTTATGTTTTTGTAGCTTTTTTGAAGGTTGTTAATCTTGATCACTTTCTATATTGTTAAATCGTGGATGAGTTTATATTTATCTTTTTTTAGTTTCTTGGCTATTGCATTAAAAAAGGCTTTTCTAAAGATTAAACCAATTAGTCCTGTCAAAGCAATTGCTAAAACTCCAATTTCCGAAGTCCAAATGTTTGCAAAAATAGCGTATACAGCTATAGGTCCAACAATTAGTGGTATTCCTACAACAAACTGTGCGGCCCCTACACCTTGATAATTCATCATGGAGCTTTTATCCAACTCGATTGGTTTTGGTCCCCATAAACTCATGCGCATGATCAACATACTGTTAATACCAATATTATAAATGGCTGTAGCTCCCATGATCATCATTAATTCATATCCATAATAAAAATAAGGTAGGGAGAGAACTGATGTGATAAGAACTGAGTAGATTAGCAAACGGTATCGGGATTCTACCCATTGCGTATAAGGATTTATTTTAGTCAAAAAGAAATCCATTTGGTTGGTATTCCAGCTCCATAGGAATTGTCCATACTGAATAATAAATATGCCTGTAAAAAATATACTGACAAAAATTGGCATGACGTTCGTTTGTGCTTCTTCTCCCATGCTAAATATCAGCAACGGATAAAATAAAAATAGTCCAGCCATTAAGATGCTCGATCTGCTTCTCTTATGGCGTAGGATTAGTTTTAATTCTTGAACGATAAGCGTATTGATTAGTCCTTTACTTTCCCAGCCACTTAATCGGCTGGTTAGTTGTTCCCCTGACATCATTTTAGCATCGAATAAATCTTCTACATATAAGTTTTGATTAAAAAATTGATAGCTGATGTAGATCAAGTAGCCAAGCAAAGCTATGGGAATAAACAAAAGCAAGGGAGAATTATAGATCGCTACAGCCCATTCGCCTAATGGAATTAATGTAAAGTTGAAATATTGATTTCCTGCATAATGAACTAAAATAATGAGGACGAAAATTATCCAAACGATATTTTTGCTTTCTAATTTTTTCTTCAAAAGAATATTGAAAAAATGTAGACAAAGAGATAATACGAGAGTAAAAGCTAACCAAGTTAATGATTTCCCCAATCCCATAGCAGGAATAAAAGTACTAATTGTCAGCGGGATAAAAATTGCCGGAGCAATCAGATTGTATGGGTTGATAATTGATTTAAAAACCAAGAATCTACTAATTAACTTTCTACGAATAGGTAAATGCAAATAAGGCTCAATATCCAAAACAGGCACAGTCTGCATAATATAACGAATTGCTAATTCACTTACGAAATAGTAAAGTAGAAACTGGTTTACTAATAGGCTAGGCTCAGAATCAATGCCTAGTGCTTCAAGTGTTTCATTCAGGTTAGCGCTTACAAATATTAAATTGACCAACACCAGAAATCCAAGAAGCCCTAGAAAGATCTTGATTCCGATATCCTTCTG
This is a stretch of genomic DNA from Marivirga harenae. It encodes these proteins:
- a CDS encoding ABC transporter ATP-binding protein; this translates as MIKINNLQKSYKNITVLNIADLHIPAGQSFGLVGNNGAGKTTLLRLMLDLIRASEGEVIVDDAAVHNSEEWKNFTGSFIDEKFLISYLTPEEYFQFTAKIRNVSKGDLDQHLQLFETLFNDEIFGKKKYIRDLSKGNKKKLGVAAALLGDPKLVLLDEPFENLDPTSQIRLKKIIQQFQKEKSVTFVISSHDLNHVTEICERIVILDKGEVVKDIEVTERTLQDLTDYFGENAKE
- a CDS encoding DUF5687 family protein, encoding MKWILRHQWISFRRSPSFQKDIGIKIFLGLLGFLVLVNLIFVSANLNETLEALGIDSEPSLLVNQFLLYYFVSELAIRYIMQTVPVLDIEPYLHLPIRRKLISRFLVFKSIINPYNLIAPAIFIPLTISTFIPAMGLGKSLTWLAFTLVLSLCLHFFNILLKKKLESKNIVWIIFVLIILVHYAGNQYFNFTLIPLGEWAVAIYNSPLLLFIPIALLGYLIYISYQFFNQNLYVEDLFDAKMMSGEQLTSRLSGWESKGLINTLIVQELKLILRHKRSRSSILMAGLFLFYPLLIFSMGEEAQTNVMPIFVSIFFTGIFIIQYGQFLWSWNTNQMDFFLTKINPYTQWVESRYRLLIYSVLITSVLSLPYFYYGYELMMIMGATAIYNIGINSMLIMRMSLWGPKPIELDKSSMMNYQGVGAAQFVVGIPLIVGPIAVYAIFANIWTSEIGVLAIALTGLIGLIFRKAFFNAIAKKLKKDKYKLIHDLTI
- a CDS encoding M14 family metallopeptidase, encoding MKYLASIVVILFMVNNSFAQKDLSYFLPDSVEYNSSIPTPESVIGHQVGEWHVTHDKLVYYMKALADASNRITIIETGKTYEDRPQLLLTITHPDNHADIDKIKKEHKQLTDPSSSSNLNIAQMPSVIMMGFSIHGNEPSGSNASMLTAYYLAAAKGQDIEDKLKNVVVLLDPSFNPDGLNRFATWANMHKSENLVTDPNDREFNEVWPGGRTNHYWFDMNRDWLPVQLAESQSRIAQFHAWKPNIVTDHHEMGTNSTFFFQPGIPERTHPITPQKNQDLTGQIGTYHAKFLDRIGSLYYSKESFDDFYYGKGSTFPDVQGAIGILFEQASSRGHAQESVNGVLEFPFTIKNQFTASLSTLQAAYEMREELLGFQRDFYKNSVNMASEGDVQAWVVSDQDESKLFRFAEMLDRHEIEVHKLAKTTNGFQTDNSYIIPMNQYQSRLVKAIFDVRTSFKDSLFYDVSAFNMGMSFNLDYQSLDKRSFNTGLLGDKFEATMRPEGNIKGGKSEYAYIMEWHDFYAPKALFKIQKAGLRTKVNTKEVILNDGTTLATGSILIPVQQQEQSPIQIYQILEEAIQDSGVEIYAVESGNTKGINLGSPSFESLNQPKIAMIIGDGISPYDAGEMWFLLDQHYEMPITKIDVNDFSRADLSRYNVLMMPNGWGYGSIGSQKNKIQQWAQEGGTIIAYKSAAKWLSDQKLTKVKFMDNKADTTGYEAYEDLGNNRGAQVIGGAIFEVELDLSHPLAYGLKNAKMPVFRNSTLFMEKSKNQYANPIRYTQSPLLNGYISEENAEKLKGTSAVTVSRIGGGKVISFTDNTNFRAFWYGTNRLLINAIFYGQTISGSAGE